One stretch of Girardinichthys multiradiatus isolate DD_20200921_A chromosome 2, DD_fGirMul_XY1, whole genome shotgun sequence DNA includes these proteins:
- the LOC124883811 gene encoding 1-phosphatidylinositol 4,5-bisphosphate phosphodiesterase zeta-1-like isoform X1 → MLKKSKVPQSRRAEIMGLFQMYAEGLTTLPASALLKFLHKTQMQHAANIDTAESLIDKYEIEKAAIESRSMTFEGFLRYMESKDCCLFQQTHTSVYQDMGQPLNSYFISSSHNTYLTGDQLVGRSHLDAYVSALRKGCRCLEIDCWDGPDMEPVVYHGYTLTTKILFKDVIATVAQHAFEVSAFPIILSLENHCCREQQEVMAQHLISILGDKLLKSPLDHPTSGDLPSPNDLKYKILIKNKKLRSQIKADNKTEAEESADEGEDGDEDEEYDEDEEDEDEGHQSKAKFWSPRKAGSKKKMKKKVKVAQALSDLVIYARSVKFISFSHSKDNQNCYENTSIAEKKARKLIKASGPDFVQHNRKFLSRIYPAGSRTSSSNYNPQEFWNVGAQIVALNFQSLGLPMDLNDGRFRDNGGCGYTLKPAVLMSSERSFDPNSRHHHLKATHLLLKVISGSNLPLPKSGKALDPFVRVEIHGIPSDSHNRNTHTVKNNSLSPHWDTDMNFSISVPELCLVRFCVRDQTTLFRSEFVGQYTLPFTSLKKGYRWVPLQSRDGCSLDPASLFVLVWHS, encoded by the exons atgttgaagaaaagcaaggTCCCACAATCCAGGAGAGCTGAAATAATGGGCCTGTTTCAAATGTACGCAGAGGGCCTCACTACTTTACCTGCAAGTGCCCTGCTGAAGTTTCTCCACAAGACTCAAATGCAACATGCAGCAAACATAGACACAGCCGAGAGTCTGATTGACAAATATGAGATTGAAAAGGCAG CCATAGAAAGCAGGTCCATGACGTTTGAAGGCTTCCTCAGATACATGGAGTCCAAAGACTGCTGCCTGTTCCAACAGACTCATACATCGGTGTACCAGGACATGGGCCAGCCTCTCAACAGCTACTTCATCTCCTCTTCTCACAACACCTACCTGACAGGGGATCAGCTAGTGGGCAGGAGCCACCTTGATGCATATGTTAG CGCTCTGAGGAAAGGCTGCCGCTGTCTGGAGATTGACTGCTGGGATGGTCCAGATATGGAGCCTGTAGTTTACCACGGCTACACCCTCACCACCAAGATACTTTTTAAGGATGTCATCGCAACTGTGGCACAACACGCCTTTGAG GTGTCCGCCTTCCCGATTATTCTGTCTCTGGAGAACCACTGCTGCCGGGAGCAGCAGGAGGTCATGGCTCAGCACCTCATCTCTATCCTGGGGGACAAGTTGTTGAAAAGCCCCCTGGATCATCCAACCTCTGGAGACCTCCCAAGCCCAAAT GACTTGAAGTATAAGATCCTGATCAAGAACAAAAAGCTAAGGTCTCAAATTAAGGCAGATAACAAAACAGAGGCAGAAGAGAGTGCAGATGAGGGTGAGGATGGTGATGAGGACGAGGAATATGACGAGGacgaggaggatgaagatgagggtcatcaaagcaaagcaaaGTTCTGGTCTCCAAGAAAAGCAGGGTCAAAAAAGAAA ATGAAGAAGAAGGTGAAGGTGGCCCAGGCTTTATCGGATCTGGTGATATATGCAAGGTCTGTCAAGTTCATCAGCTTCAGCCACTCCAAGGATAATCAAAACTGCTATGAGAATACATCCATTGCAGAAAAGAAGGCTCGCAAGCTGATAAAGGCCTCAG GTCCAGattttgttcagcacaatcgAAAGTTCCTCAGCAGAATTTATCCAGCAGGCTCAAGAACATCCTCGTCCAACTACAACCCTCAGGAGTTCTGGAACGTTGGTGCGCAGATCG TGGCTCTTAATTTCCAATCTCTGGGCCTGCCAATGGACCTTAATGATGGCCGTTTCCGGGACAATGGCGGCTGTGGATACACCCTGAAGCCAGCAGTACTCATGTCCAGCGAGAGGAGCTTTGATCCCAACTCCAGACATCACCACCTCAAAGCCACACACTTGCTGCTCAAG GTGATAAGTGGATCGAACCTTCCACTCCCCAAGTCTGGAAAAGCTCTGGACCCATTTGTCAGAGTGGAGATTCATGGGATTCCATCTGACTCCCACAATAGAAACACTCATACTGTCAAAAACAATT CCCTGAGTCCTCACTGGGATACTGACATGAACTTTAGCATCAGCGTCCCCGAGCTCTGCCTCGTCCGCTTCTGTGTGCGTGACCAGACCACCCTTTTCAGGAGCGAGTTTGTGGGCCAGTACACACTGCCCTTCACCAGCTTGAAAAAAG GCTACCGCTGGGTGCCTCTCCAGTCCCGAGATGGATGCAGTCTTGATCCGGCTTCTCTCTTCGTCTTGGTTTGGCATTCCTAA
- the LOC124883811 gene encoding 1-phosphatidylinositol 4,5-bisphosphate phosphodiesterase zeta-1-like isoform X2 — translation MLKKSKVPQSRRAEIMGLFQMYAEGLTTLPASALLKFLHKTQMQHAANIDTAESLIDKYEIEKAAIESRSMTFEGFLRYMESKDCCLFQQTHTSVYQDMGQPLNSYFISSSHNTYLTGDQLVGRSHLDAYVSALRKGCRCLEIDCWDGPDMEPVVYHGYTLTTKILFKDVIATVAQHAFEVSAFPIILSLENHCCREQQEVMAQHLISILGDKLLKSPLDHPTSGDLPSPNADNKTEAEESADEGEDGDEDEEYDEDEEDEDEGHQSKAKFWSPRKAGSKKKMKKKVKVAQALSDLVIYARSVKFISFSHSKDNQNCYENTSIAEKKARKLIKASGPDFVQHNRKFLSRIYPAGSRTSSSNYNPQEFWNVGAQIVALNFQSLGLPMDLNDGRFRDNGGCGYTLKPAVLMSSERSFDPNSRHHHLKATHLLLKVISGSNLPLPKSGKALDPFVRVEIHGIPSDSHNRNTHTVKNNSLSPHWDTDMNFSISVPELCLVRFCVRDQTTLFRSEFVGQYTLPFTSLKKGYRWVPLQSRDGCSLDPASLFVLVWHS, via the exons atgttgaagaaaagcaaggTCCCACAATCCAGGAGAGCTGAAATAATGGGCCTGTTTCAAATGTACGCAGAGGGCCTCACTACTTTACCTGCAAGTGCCCTGCTGAAGTTTCTCCACAAGACTCAAATGCAACATGCAGCAAACATAGACACAGCCGAGAGTCTGATTGACAAATATGAGATTGAAAAGGCAG CCATAGAAAGCAGGTCCATGACGTTTGAAGGCTTCCTCAGATACATGGAGTCCAAAGACTGCTGCCTGTTCCAACAGACTCATACATCGGTGTACCAGGACATGGGCCAGCCTCTCAACAGCTACTTCATCTCCTCTTCTCACAACACCTACCTGACAGGGGATCAGCTAGTGGGCAGGAGCCACCTTGATGCATATGTTAG CGCTCTGAGGAAAGGCTGCCGCTGTCTGGAGATTGACTGCTGGGATGGTCCAGATATGGAGCCTGTAGTTTACCACGGCTACACCCTCACCACCAAGATACTTTTTAAGGATGTCATCGCAACTGTGGCACAACACGCCTTTGAG GTGTCCGCCTTCCCGATTATTCTGTCTCTGGAGAACCACTGCTGCCGGGAGCAGCAGGAGGTCATGGCTCAGCACCTCATCTCTATCCTGGGGGACAAGTTGTTGAAAAGCCCCCTGGATCATCCAACCTCTGGAGACCTCCCAAGCCCAAAT GCAGATAACAAAACAGAGGCAGAAGAGAGTGCAGATGAGGGTGAGGATGGTGATGAGGACGAGGAATATGACGAGGacgaggaggatgaagatgagggtcatcaaagcaaagcaaaGTTCTGGTCTCCAAGAAAAGCAGGGTCAAAAAAGAAA ATGAAGAAGAAGGTGAAGGTGGCCCAGGCTTTATCGGATCTGGTGATATATGCAAGGTCTGTCAAGTTCATCAGCTTCAGCCACTCCAAGGATAATCAAAACTGCTATGAGAATACATCCATTGCAGAAAAGAAGGCTCGCAAGCTGATAAAGGCCTCAG GTCCAGattttgttcagcacaatcgAAAGTTCCTCAGCAGAATTTATCCAGCAGGCTCAAGAACATCCTCGTCCAACTACAACCCTCAGGAGTTCTGGAACGTTGGTGCGCAGATCG TGGCTCTTAATTTCCAATCTCTGGGCCTGCCAATGGACCTTAATGATGGCCGTTTCCGGGACAATGGCGGCTGTGGATACACCCTGAAGCCAGCAGTACTCATGTCCAGCGAGAGGAGCTTTGATCCCAACTCCAGACATCACCACCTCAAAGCCACACACTTGCTGCTCAAG GTGATAAGTGGATCGAACCTTCCACTCCCCAAGTCTGGAAAAGCTCTGGACCCATTTGTCAGAGTGGAGATTCATGGGATTCCATCTGACTCCCACAATAGAAACACTCATACTGTCAAAAACAATT CCCTGAGTCCTCACTGGGATACTGACATGAACTTTAGCATCAGCGTCCCCGAGCTCTGCCTCGTCCGCTTCTGTGTGCGTGACCAGACCACCCTTTTCAGGAGCGAGTTTGTGGGCCAGTACACACTGCCCTTCACCAGCTTGAAAAAAG GCTACCGCTGGGTGCCTCTCCAGTCCCGAGATGGATGCAGTCTTGATCCGGCTTCTCTCTTCGTCTTGGTTTGGCATTCCTAA
- the LOC124883811 gene encoding 1-phosphatidylinositol 4,5-bisphosphate phosphodiesterase zeta-1-like isoform X3 has translation MTFEGFLRYMESKDCCLFQQTHTSVYQDMGQPLNSYFISSSHNTYLTGDQLVGRSHLDAYVSALRKGCRCLEIDCWDGPDMEPVVYHGYTLTTKILFKDVIATVAQHAFEVSAFPIILSLENHCCREQQEVMAQHLISILGDKLLKSPLDHPTSGDLPSPNDLKYKILIKNKKLRSQIKADNKTEAEESADEGEDGDEDEEYDEDEEDEDEGHQSKAKFWSPRKAGSKKKMKKKVKVAQALSDLVIYARSVKFISFSHSKDNQNCYENTSIAEKKARKLIKASGPDFVQHNRKFLSRIYPAGSRTSSSNYNPQEFWNVGAQIVALNFQSLGLPMDLNDGRFRDNGGCGYTLKPAVLMSSERSFDPNSRHHHLKATHLLLKVISGSNLPLPKSGKALDPFVRVEIHGIPSDSHNRNTHTVKNNSLSPHWDTDMNFSISVPELCLVRFCVRDQTTLFRSEFVGQYTLPFTSLKKGYRWVPLQSRDGCSLDPASLFVLVWHS, from the exons ATGACGTTTGAAGGCTTCCTCAGATACATGGAGTCCAAAGACTGCTGCCTGTTCCAACAGACTCATACATCGGTGTACCAGGACATGGGCCAGCCTCTCAACAGCTACTTCATCTCCTCTTCTCACAACACCTACCTGACAGGGGATCAGCTAGTGGGCAGGAGCCACCTTGATGCATATGTTAG CGCTCTGAGGAAAGGCTGCCGCTGTCTGGAGATTGACTGCTGGGATGGTCCAGATATGGAGCCTGTAGTTTACCACGGCTACACCCTCACCACCAAGATACTTTTTAAGGATGTCATCGCAACTGTGGCACAACACGCCTTTGAG GTGTCCGCCTTCCCGATTATTCTGTCTCTGGAGAACCACTGCTGCCGGGAGCAGCAGGAGGTCATGGCTCAGCACCTCATCTCTATCCTGGGGGACAAGTTGTTGAAAAGCCCCCTGGATCATCCAACCTCTGGAGACCTCCCAAGCCCAAAT GACTTGAAGTATAAGATCCTGATCAAGAACAAAAAGCTAAGGTCTCAAATTAAGGCAGATAACAAAACAGAGGCAGAAGAGAGTGCAGATGAGGGTGAGGATGGTGATGAGGACGAGGAATATGACGAGGacgaggaggatgaagatgagggtcatcaaagcaaagcaaaGTTCTGGTCTCCAAGAAAAGCAGGGTCAAAAAAGAAA ATGAAGAAGAAGGTGAAGGTGGCCCAGGCTTTATCGGATCTGGTGATATATGCAAGGTCTGTCAAGTTCATCAGCTTCAGCCACTCCAAGGATAATCAAAACTGCTATGAGAATACATCCATTGCAGAAAAGAAGGCTCGCAAGCTGATAAAGGCCTCAG GTCCAGattttgttcagcacaatcgAAAGTTCCTCAGCAGAATTTATCCAGCAGGCTCAAGAACATCCTCGTCCAACTACAACCCTCAGGAGTTCTGGAACGTTGGTGCGCAGATCG TGGCTCTTAATTTCCAATCTCTGGGCCTGCCAATGGACCTTAATGATGGCCGTTTCCGGGACAATGGCGGCTGTGGATACACCCTGAAGCCAGCAGTACTCATGTCCAGCGAGAGGAGCTTTGATCCCAACTCCAGACATCACCACCTCAAAGCCACACACTTGCTGCTCAAG GTGATAAGTGGATCGAACCTTCCACTCCCCAAGTCTGGAAAAGCTCTGGACCCATTTGTCAGAGTGGAGATTCATGGGATTCCATCTGACTCCCACAATAGAAACACTCATACTGTCAAAAACAATT CCCTGAGTCCTCACTGGGATACTGACATGAACTTTAGCATCAGCGTCCCCGAGCTCTGCCTCGTCCGCTTCTGTGTGCGTGACCAGACCACCCTTTTCAGGAGCGAGTTTGTGGGCCAGTACACACTGCCCTTCACCAGCTTGAAAAAAG GCTACCGCTGGGTGCCTCTCCAGTCCCGAGATGGATGCAGTCTTGATCCGGCTTCTCTCTTCGTCTTGGTTTGGCATTCCTAA